The proteins below are encoded in one region of Oncorhynchus gorbuscha isolate QuinsamMale2020 ecotype Even-year linkage group LG01, OgorEven_v1.0, whole genome shotgun sequence:
- the traf3ip1 gene encoding TRAF3-interacting protein 1 codes for MNASVAKKTQDTLGKVIKKPPLTEKLLTKPPFRYLHDIFSEVIRTTGFMKGLYVETEMKSDNVKDKDAKMAFLQKAMDVVMLVSGEPLSAKPARIVAGHEPEKTNELLQAIAKCCLNKLSSEEAVKRVLMGDKLDPKGKASTSRSQDKENREGRERHRDREERKEIREHSVGGGREKKDPDQPKEQEDRRGNKEKESHREGERSEKARERDRTKDRDKDKSRDRERDKDKRREKDGERDKEREKDRGGEKSKDKETHRARDRYREEDGDRDKRREKGEREKARETRHKQGEEKTKVPEKGDKKARASEESKHRPHPEEPSKTTKPEPAAAEVTDKQSDSPARIPRPSSAKGQRRMPKAGTQQEESDGEGDGDTPLAERPVPLENGDATDAVPAHMAHSNRRIPRPNSARPAPPRFKRQESYADVTPAERLTSAKPPAAVIMEGKKLSEDEEEDEDEQFVVQEAAPPPDLPDIEMDPSVGLQGDEKHGGLVKKILETKKDFETSPSSPKSKDQTQSLVSEAARKKERELVSREIERLRSSIQTVCRSALPLGKIMDYIQEDMDAMQNELHTWRRENKEHAQALLQEQRVTDNAVEPLKAELAELEQLIKEQQDKICAVKSNVLKNEDKIQKMVTSINFSSRT; via the exons ATGAACGCGTCCGTGGCCAAAAAGACCCAAGACACTTTGGGGAAAGTGATAAAGAAACCGCCGCTTACTGAAAAACTGCTCACCAAACCGCCGTTTCGATACCTGCACGACATATTCAGTGAG GTGATCCGGACCACTGGCTTCATGAAGGGACTctatgtagagacagagatgaagtcAGACAATGTGAAG gaTAAGGATGCTAAGATGGCGTTCCTGCAGAAGGCCATGGACGTGGTAATGCTGGTGAGCGGCGAGCCCCTGTCGGCCAAGCCGGCACGCATTGTAGCCGGCCACGAGCCCGAGAAGACCAATGAGCTGCTGCAGGCTATAGCCAAGTGCTGCCTCAACAAG CTGTCCAGTGAGGAGGCAGTGAAGCGGGTGCTGATGGGGGACAAGCTGGACCCCAAAGGGAAGGCCAGCACCTCCCGTTCCCAGGACAAGGAGAACCGGGAGGGACGAGAGCGCCACAGAGACCGAGAG gagaggaaggagatacGAGAGCACAGCGTCGGTGGAGGCCGGGAGAAGAAGGACCCGGACCAGCCCAAAGAGCAGGAGGACAGGCGAGGCAACAAGGAGAAGGAGTCCCACCGCGAGGGAGAGCGGTCGGAGAAGGCCCGCGAACGAGACCGGACCAAAGACCGCGACAAGGACAAGAGCCGGGACCGAGAGAGGGACAAagacaagagaagagagaaagacggGGAacgagacaaggagagggagaaggacagaggcgGAGAGAAGAGCAAAGACAAGGaaacacacagagcgagagaccgatatagggaggaagatggagacagggataaacggcgagagaagggagaaagggagaaggcgagagagaccagacacaaacagggggaggagaagaccaAGGTGCCAGAGAAAGGGGACAAAAAG GCCAGAGCATCAGAGGAGTCAAAACACCGACCACATCCAGAGGAGCCCAGTAAAACGACCAAACCTGAACCAGCG GCCGCAGAAGTCACAGACAAGCAG tctgaCAGTCCAGCCAGAATACCCCGGCCTTCATCTGCTAAGGGGCAGAGGCGCATGCCCAAAGCAGGAACCCAACAAG AAGAGTCTGACGGTGAAGGAG ATGGAGACACTCCATTGGCAGAGAGGCCAGTCCCCCTGGAGAACGGCGATGCCACAGACGCAGTGCCAGCCCACATGGCCCACAG CAACCGAAGGATACCTCGGCCCAACAGCGCACGGCCTGCCCCTCCTCGGTTCAAGAGGCAGGAGAGCTATGCTGACGTGACCCCGGCTGAACG GCTGACTAGTGCCAAGCCCCCGGCAGCTGTCATAATGGAGGGGAAGAAGCTctctgaggatgaggaggaggatgaagatgagcaGTTTGTGGTGCAGGAGGCTGCCCCTCCCCCCGACCTGCCCGACATAGAGATG GATCCTTCAGTGGGACTTCAAGGCGATGAGAAGCATG GTGGGCTGGTGAAAAAAATCCTTGAAACCAAGAAAGACTTTGAAACATCACCATCATCTCCAAAGTCCAAAGACCAG ACACAAAGCCTGGTGTCAGAGGCGGccaggaagaaggagagggagctgGTGTCCAGGGAGATCGAACGGCTGCGCTCGTCCATCCAGACGGTGTGCCGCAGCGCCCTGCCCCTGGGCAAGATCATGGACTACATCCAGGAGGACATGGACGCCATGCAGAACGAGCTGCACAcctggaggagggagaacaaggaGCATGCGCAGGCCCTGCTGCAGGAACAGAG AGTGACGGACAACGCCGTGGAGCCTCTGAAGGCCGAGCTAGCCGAGCTGGAGCAGCTGATCAAGGAGCAGCAGGACAAGATCTGCGCTGTCAAGTCCAACGTCCTGAAGAACGAGGATAAGATCCAGAAGATGGTGACCAGCATCAACTTCTCCTCGCGAACATGA